In the genome of Candidatus Baltobacteraceae bacterium, one region contains:
- a CDS encoding carboxypeptidase-like regulatory domain-containing protein: MLVQGTWALAGVTGNISGTVRDNTGAPVAGAKVQAVSPSQSATTTTDTTGHFIMLSLAPDTYTVSVSKDGYQQTSFPGEVVFADQTQQATYTIGKALKTIAHVTSASAG, from the coding sequence ATGCTTGTCCAGGGAACATGGGCACTGGCAGGCGTCACCGGCAACATCTCCGGCACCGTGCGCGACAACACTGGGGCACCCGTAGCAGGAGCTAAGGTGCAGGCGGTGTCGCCGTCGCAATCGGCAACAACGACGACGGATACAACCGGTCATTTCATCATGCTCTCGCTGGCCCCCGACACGTATACGGTCAGCGTTTCAAAGGACGGCTATCAGCAGACGTCCTTCCCCGGCGAAGTCGTCTTCGCCGACCAAACACAGCAAGCGACGTACACGATCGGCAAAGCGCTGAAGACGATCGCGCACGTCACGTCCGCCAGTGCCGGAA
- a CDS encoding acyl-CoA dehydrogenase family protein, protein MLSAERTQFELTDEQRQIGALAAEIAQREIAPHIAQWDRERVFPRALYAKLTEAGIMGIIIPEEFGGAGADYVSYALAIEELARVDAGTAVTVSVHAMICSAVVRLGSDEQKRHWLPQFAGRDVIAGFALTEPDAGSDAANIRGSAKRAAAGYLLNGRKQWCTNGSHAGGIMAMFRTGGPGAKGVSAFIVDAQSPGIVVEKVTEKLGIHTSNTVDLAFDDVSVPGNALLGNEGDGFGNAMQALTAGRIGIAAQATGILAACLDESVQFAKERTAFGKPIGGFEGVSFKIAQMATDLDAARLLVYRAASLADAGKPFAVEASKAKLFASTAARKHAAEALQIHGGYGYTTEFPVERHYRDAKITEIYEGTSEIQQLIISRSLLGKLD, encoded by the coding sequence GTGCTCAGCGCCGAGCGAACTCAGTTCGAGCTTACCGACGAACAGCGACAGATCGGCGCGCTGGCAGCCGAGATCGCGCAGCGCGAGATTGCTCCGCATATCGCGCAGTGGGATCGCGAGCGCGTCTTCCCGCGCGCGTTGTACGCCAAACTGACCGAAGCCGGCATCATGGGCATCATCATTCCCGAAGAGTTCGGGGGCGCCGGCGCCGACTACGTTTCGTATGCGCTAGCGATCGAAGAACTCGCGCGCGTCGACGCGGGCACGGCCGTTACGGTGTCGGTGCACGCGATGATTTGCTCGGCGGTGGTGCGTCTTGGGAGCGACGAGCAGAAACGTCACTGGCTTCCGCAGTTTGCCGGCCGCGACGTTATTGCGGGGTTCGCGCTCACCGAGCCCGACGCCGGCTCCGACGCGGCGAACATTCGCGGATCTGCGAAACGCGCCGCCGCCGGATACCTGCTCAACGGTCGCAAGCAGTGGTGCACGAACGGGAGCCACGCCGGCGGGATCATGGCTATGTTTCGCACCGGCGGTCCCGGCGCAAAAGGTGTGAGTGCGTTTATCGTCGACGCGCAATCGCCGGGCATCGTCGTCGAAAAAGTGACGGAGAAACTCGGCATCCACACGAGCAATACGGTAGATCTCGCATTTGACGACGTGAGCGTCCCCGGTAACGCGCTGCTCGGAAACGAAGGCGACGGCTTCGGTAACGCGATGCAGGCGCTGACTGCCGGTCGCATCGGCATCGCGGCGCAAGCGACCGGAATACTCGCGGCGTGTTTGGACGAATCGGTGCAGTTTGCAAAAGAACGGACCGCGTTCGGGAAGCCGATCGGCGGTTTCGAAGGCGTTTCGTTCAAGATCGCGCAGATGGCAACGGATCTCGACGCAGCGCGGCTGTTGGTCTATCGAGCCGCGTCGCTGGCCGATGCCGGTAAACCGTTTGCGGTTGAAGCAAGCAAAGCCAAGCTCTTCGCTTCGACTGCGGCGCGCAAGCACGCGGCCGAAGCGCTGCAGATTCACGGCGGCTACGGCTATACGACAGAGTTTCCGGTCGAGCGCCACTATCGCGACGCCAAGATAACCGAAATCTACGAAGGGACCTCGGAGATCCAGCAGCTCATCATCTCGCGGTCGCTGCTGGGCAAGCTAGACTAG
- the sucC gene encoding ADP-forming succinate--CoA ligase subunit beta, protein MNLMEYQGKELFKRAGIPVPRSGHALTPNEVAEHIEKTVGEWVVKAQVLMGGRGKAGKIKFANTADEGRAVATDILATPMPGNRQNPQGEEIKSLLVEEKLPIAKEAYCAIAIDRTQKKPVIMVSRFGGMDIEEVAEKHPDSIAKFYVDTAIGYSPFIGRELAFESELDPGYRKQLPAIVGALYDLFFRYGAKLVEINPLVLTSEGRVFASDAKVELDDDALFRNPEFAEWQKHLPLDEDEQLAVKAGLGIRNFRRFDGNVGTMANGAGLAMATMDAVTNAGGKIANFLDVGGGANAERVRNCYELVVNNTGAKSFFVNIFGGITRGDEVAKGIVAAMKETTSRKIPLVIRLTGTNEAEGRKILADNNMTPVETMDEGAKKAVELAQ, encoded by the coding sequence ATGAATTTGATGGAGTACCAGGGCAAAGAGCTCTTTAAGCGGGCCGGCATTCCCGTGCCGCGGAGCGGGCACGCGCTTACGCCGAACGAGGTTGCGGAGCATATCGAAAAGACCGTGGGCGAATGGGTCGTCAAAGCTCAGGTGCTCATGGGCGGCCGCGGTAAGGCCGGTAAGATCAAGTTTGCCAATACCGCCGACGAAGGGCGCGCCGTCGCGACGGACATCCTCGCGACGCCGATGCCGGGTAATCGCCAAAACCCGCAAGGCGAAGAAATCAAATCGCTGCTGGTTGAAGAGAAGCTGCCGATCGCCAAAGAGGCGTACTGCGCGATCGCCATCGACCGCACGCAGAAGAAGCCCGTGATCATGGTCAGCCGTTTCGGCGGCATGGACATCGAAGAAGTCGCCGAGAAGCATCCCGACTCCATTGCAAAGTTCTACGTCGATACCGCGATCGGGTACTCGCCGTTTATCGGCCGCGAGCTCGCGTTCGAATCGGAGCTCGATCCGGGGTATCGCAAGCAGCTGCCGGCGATCGTCGGCGCGCTCTACGACCTGTTCTTCCGTTACGGCGCGAAGCTCGTGGAGATCAATCCGCTCGTGCTGACATCCGAGGGCCGCGTCTTCGCATCCGATGCAAAGGTCGAGCTGGACGACGACGCGTTGTTCCGCAATCCGGAGTTTGCGGAGTGGCAAAAGCACCTTCCGCTCGACGAAGACGAACAACTCGCCGTCAAAGCGGGATTAGGAATCCGTAACTTCCGCCGCTTCGACGGCAACGTCGGCACGATGGCCAACGGCGCAGGTTTGGCGATGGCCACCATGGATGCCGTGACGAACGCCGGCGGCAAGATCGCCAACTTCCTCGATGTCGGCGGTGGTGCAAACGCCGAGCGCGTGCGCAACTGCTACGAGCTCGTGGTGAACAATACCGGGGCGAAGTCGTTCTTCGTGAACATCTTCGGCGGCATCACGCGCGGCGACGAAGTTGCCAAAGGCATCGTTGCGGCTATGAAGGAGACGACGTCGCGGAAGATTCCGCTCGTCATCCGCTTGACCGGCACGAACGAGGCCGAAGGGCGAAAGATTCTCGCCGACAACAACATGACGCCGGTCGAGACGATGGACGAAGGCGCTAAGAAAGCCGTGGAGCTAGCACAGTAA
- a CDS encoding alkaline phosphatase family protein has protein sequence MTLRKLLALLCVAAFASSCSATPVAPVVAPVSTVASGSVLGPGKYLKHIVIIVQENRTFDNLFYGFPNSEFARYGRTHDGRKVMLHPVGLVGPCLTNQWSEALADYDGGRMDGFDRNHYDCTRHDAVGDYVYSYVNPSEVAPYWAMAKSYVLADHMFPTMFGNSFTAHLDLIAGTASLSPSISEVDTPFAQPWGCDAPAGTKTSILNSARHESVGGGPFPCFTQFRTLADTLDAAGVSWKYYAPAVSVFGGNIWSEFSAIKNVRYGPDWSRNVSSPQTRAIYDARDGHLPSVSWVIPDAIDSDHPGFGQTGPSWVAAVVNTIGKSPDWKSTAIVVLWDDWGGWYDDLPPPHRDYRGLGIRVPCIVISPYARAGYVAHTQYEFGSVVKLVEEVFGLPVLGSTAGGYTDQRANSMLDVFDFHQTPRAFVTIPAKKPASYFLTRPPSNLPPDDD, from the coding sequence ATGACGTTGCGCAAACTGCTCGCGCTCCTTTGCGTGGCGGCGTTCGCAAGTTCGTGCAGCGCGACGCCGGTAGCACCGGTCGTTGCGCCGGTCTCGACCGTTGCTTCCGGCTCGGTCCTCGGTCCCGGGAAGTATCTCAAGCACATCGTCATCATCGTTCAGGAGAACCGCACGTTCGACAATCTCTTTTACGGTTTTCCGAACTCGGAGTTCGCGAGGTACGGGCGCACGCACGACGGTAGGAAGGTGATGCTGCACCCGGTCGGACTCGTTGGACCTTGCCTGACGAACCAATGGTCGGAGGCGCTGGCAGATTATGACGGCGGCCGCATGGACGGCTTCGATCGAAACCACTACGACTGTACGCGTCACGACGCCGTCGGCGACTACGTGTATTCGTACGTGAATCCCAGCGAAGTGGCGCCGTATTGGGCGATGGCCAAAAGCTACGTCTTGGCCGACCACATGTTTCCGACGATGTTCGGCAACAGCTTCACCGCGCATCTCGACCTCATCGCCGGGACCGCGAGTCTTTCGCCGTCGATCTCCGAAGTCGATACGCCGTTCGCGCAGCCTTGGGGCTGCGATGCGCCGGCCGGCACGAAGACGTCGATTCTCAACTCGGCGCGTCACGAAAGCGTGGGCGGCGGACCGTTTCCATGCTTTACGCAGTTCCGTACGCTGGCCGACACACTCGATGCCGCCGGAGTCTCGTGGAAGTATTATGCACCCGCGGTATCGGTGTTCGGCGGGAACATTTGGTCTGAGTTCAGTGCGATCAAAAACGTGCGCTACGGCCCGGATTGGTCGCGTAACGTCAGCTCACCGCAGACCCGCGCGATCTACGACGCGCGCGACGGGCATTTACCATCAGTTTCGTGGGTGATTCCCGACGCAATCGATTCCGACCATCCCGGATTTGGACAAACGGGCCCGTCGTGGGTGGCTGCGGTCGTCAACACGATCGGCAAGAGCCCCGATTGGAAGAGTACGGCTATCGTCGTGCTGTGGGATGATTGGGGCGGATGGTACGACGACCTGCCGCCTCCGCACCGCGACTACCGCGGGCTGGGCATACGCGTTCCGTGCATCGTCATCTCGCCGTACGCCAGAGCCGGTTACGTCGCGCACACGCAATACGAATTCGGCAGCGTCGTGAAGCTCGTAGAAGAGGTCTTCGGTCTACCCGTACTCGGTTCTACCGCCGGTGGCTACACGGACCAGCGCGCCAACAGCATGCTCGACGTCTTCGACTTCCATCAGACGCCGCGCGCGTTCGTGACGATTCCCGCGAAGAAACCGGCGTCGTACTTCCTCACGCGACCGCCTTCGAATCTGCCTCCGGACGACGACTAA
- the sucD gene encoding succinate--CoA ligase subunit alpha yields the protein MSIFLDKNSKVIVQGITGSEGSYHTDRMVKYGTNIVGGVTPGKGGQKTPHGLPVFDTVKDAVEATGATHTCIFVPPPFAADALYEAYEAGITFAVCITEGVPVHDMLKVVGTTPGMRIIGPNCPGLVSPGKASIGIMPGHVFTPGNVGLISRSGTLTYEVVDLLTRAGIGQSTCIGIGGDPIIGTTFVDCLREFKNDSETTAVVVCGEIGGSDEEDAAAFIREHMPGTPIVAFIGGRNAPPGKSLGHAGAIISGNFGTPQSKIAAFEAAGVPVADRPSEIPRLLSERLAVTA from the coding sequence ATGTCGATTTTTTTAGATAAGAACAGTAAGGTCATCGTTCAAGGCATCACCGGATCGGAAGGGTCGTATCACACCGACCGCATGGTGAAGTACGGAACCAACATCGTCGGCGGCGTGACCCCCGGCAAAGGCGGCCAAAAGACGCCTCACGGCCTGCCCGTCTTCGATACCGTAAAGGACGCGGTCGAAGCGACCGGCGCGACGCATACGTGTATCTTCGTGCCGCCGCCCTTTGCCGCCGATGCGCTCTACGAGGCCTACGAAGCCGGCATCACGTTTGCGGTTTGCATCACCGAAGGCGTTCCCGTTCACGACATGCTCAAGGTCGTGGGCACGACGCCCGGCATGCGAATCATCGGCCCGAACTGCCCGGGCTTGGTCTCCCCCGGAAAAGCCTCGATCGGCATCATGCCGGGTCACGTCTTCACCCCGGGCAACGTCGGTCTGATCTCCCGCTCGGGCACGCTGACCTACGAGGTCGTCGACCTTCTCACGCGAGCCGGCATCGGCCAGTCGACCTGCATCGGCATCGGCGGCGACCCGATCATCGGGACGACGTTCGTTGACTGTCTGCGCGAGTTTAAGAACGACTCTGAAACCACGGCCGTGGTCGTCTGCGGCGAGATCGGCGGCTCCGACGAGGAGGATGCGGCGGCATTCATTCGCGAGCACATGCCGGGAACGCCGATTGTGGCCTTCATCGGCGGCCGAAACGCGCCTCCGGGCAAGTCCCTGGGGCACGCCGGAGCCATCATCTCGGGCAACTTCGGTACGCCCCAGAGTAAAATCGCGGCATTCGAGGCCGCCGGGGTTCCCGTCGCCGACCGGCCGTCGGAGATCCCGCGCTTGCTTTCGGAACGCCTCGCCGTTACGGCTTAA